One region of Mucilaginibacter sp. 14171R-50 genomic DNA includes:
- a CDS encoding GyrI-like domain-containing protein codes for MKKPALIAIGLLLLAFISIYYIIPQKIKTARVIEIDATDINVARFLVNKKPWSKWWPGQHNTSDSSLYMYQGASYHLLESTNSEMRLTIRRGNIELNSQVIYATTGEGMCEVTWFTEMQSSTNPFLRIAQYIKIKRLTKNIDTLLTAFKRFMQTEKNVYGMNIKLAKIKNPIVLASTTHTASYPTPTVIYSLVSDLKKQIITQGALALDSPMMNVHKDEKNGYAVMVAIPVDKQITPGANTVINRLVKGGNVLEAEVTGGKNTVANAFRQVKRYQKDHGLISPAMPYELLITNRLAEKDTTKWTTRIYWPIF; via the coding sequence ATGAAAAAACCAGCCCTGATAGCAATAGGCTTACTGCTTTTAGCCTTTATAAGTATTTACTACATCATCCCTCAAAAAATAAAAACGGCGCGTGTTATTGAAATAGATGCTACCGACATAAATGTGGCAAGGTTCCTGGTTAATAAAAAGCCGTGGAGTAAGTGGTGGCCGGGCCAGCATAACACAAGCGACAGCAGTTTGTATATGTACCAGGGCGCCAGCTATCACTTACTTGAAAGCACCAACAGCGAGATGAGGCTAACCATCAGGCGCGGCAATATTGAACTTAACAGCCAGGTTATTTACGCTACAACAGGCGAAGGCATGTGCGAGGTTACCTGGTTTACCGAGATGCAAAGCAGCACTAATCCTTTTTTACGTATTGCCCAATACATAAAAATTAAACGCCTGACAAAAAACATCGACACTTTATTAACTGCTTTTAAAAGATTCATGCAAACAGAAAAGAACGTTTACGGCATGAACATAAAACTTGCCAAAATCAAAAATCCTATTGTATTGGCGTCGACCACGCACACCGCAAGTTACCCTACCCCTACGGTTATTTACAGTTTGGTAAGCGACCTTAAAAAGCAAATAATAACACAGGGTGCCCTGGCCTTAGATTCGCCCATGATGAACGTTCATAAGGACGAAAAAAATGGATACGCGGTGATGGTGGCTATCCCTGTTGACAAGCAAATAACACCAGGGGCCAATACCGTAATAAACAGGTTGGTTAAAGGCGGGAACGTTTTGGAAGCCGAGGTTACAGGCGGTAAAAATACGGTTGCCAATGCTTTCAGACAGGTTAAGCGCTATCAAAAAGACCACGGGTTAATATCGCCGGCAATGCCATATGAATTATTGATAACCAACAGGCTTGCCGAAAAAGATACCACTAAATGGACAACCAGAATTTACTGGCCTATTTTTTAA